TACCACTATAAATAACTCACAGGTAAATCTCTCCTTCTCACAGGGGGATGTTGGCCTGGCCATGGGGAAGCTGTATGGAAACGACTTTAGCCAAACTACTATTTCTCGCTTTGAGGCCTTGAATCTGAGCTttaaaaacatgtgcaaactcAAGCCATTGCTGGAGAAGTGGCTCAATGATGCAGGTTTGTCTCTTACCCCACCTGACTGTGCAGCTGATCACTCTTGCTTTCTCACATTGGTGCTTGTGGGTGGGTTGTGTATGCATACCTTGTCTTTACCtcccttccttttctttgtgtcaATGCTGTTTGTGCAGAGAACCTGACATCTGACCAGTCCCTGTCGAGCCCCAGTGCCCTGGGTTCCCAGGGCATGGGCATAGAGGGAATCAACCGCAGACGGAAGAAAAGAACCAGTATCGAGACCAACATTCGAGTGGCCTTAGAAAAGAGCTTTCTGGAGGTGAGAAACACACACTTCGGAACTCCATATTGATTATATAAGGAAAAGTTTGGTTATTCAGTATCTGAGATGATCACATTATACACTTTTAGTCCTCCGTTAATGGTAGAAAAAACACAGTACAGCAGTTTCCTCAGTGCTGACAGGGAATCTCTGGCTTCTTTGCCCTCTTCAAGCAGAACCAAAAACCTACCTCTGAAGAGATCACCATGATCGCTGACCAGCTCAACATGGAGAAGGAGGTGATTCGGGTCTGGTTCTGCAATCGACgacagaaagagaagaggatTAATCCTCCCAGTAGTGGCAACAGTGGAGGAGGCAACACCCCTATCAAATCTATCTTCACCCCCAGCAGCCCTTTGGTAAGACTGCCACTCACCAAAGGGATTCTCAGCACTGTTTAATACTGTGTTTAAAGTTTATGTGTCTATATGTGGATCACGTTAGGAGACTTAACGTAAAATATGGATGATGCATCTGGGTCTGAAATGTGAAGTCATTGTAGAAGTACCATAAGATTTCATCCTGTCTCTTGTCCTCTGTAGAACTCTACACGAAAAGAACTTCAGTAAATATTTGTCTAATAAGTTTATTCTTATAACTTATTTATTCCCTAGATTTACGTCATGCATAACACAAAATAGTGTCCATATTGCAAATTTTAGACCCATTTGTAGTTAGAAAAAGCAGTGTGATTTTTAGAATTGTCCTGTTTCTCTGATCCACCTTTTGTTAAATCTAATTTTGGGATCATTCATCTTTTTATATGTACTGTCTCTGATTACATGGCAGGTCCTTATATGTTCTGTGGGCTCAGCTAGAATATCAGAATGTCGACCAATTTGTCTTTCGACTTGTATTTAAATCCTCCAATTCTCCTTCTTTTGCCCAGGTGGCCAGCACAGCAAGCCTTGATAGCAGCCCAACTATTACCACACCCACCACTCTGACTGTAAACCCAGTGATGCCTCTCACCAACACCAGCATCCCCAGTTTGTCTTTCACAGGTGTGTGCGTGCACTATTcactttgtgcgtgtgtgtataccCGATGGTAAATGTTGATTAAAAATTcactttaatttctttttatctgCCTTCAACAAGGCACGACAGTTGGAGCCACAAACACTGCATCTGTCATCTCAACTGCGCCTGTGGTTACCACAGCAACAAGCTCTCTGTCTTTAAGCACGTCCCAGACGAGTAATCAGTCCACGAGCACGGAGAGCAAAGCTGGCACGCAGGCGCCAACCATTGTCACCCAGGCGCCTTCATCCATCGCTACCAGTTTAGGGACGGGTCAGGTGATGGTGGCAGCTCCGGGGCTTTCGGCCGCGTTGCAGGGGGCCGCCTCGCTACCCAGCGCCAGTTTTGCAGCtatggctgctgctgcagggCTCAACCCAGCACTGATGGCATCTTCGCAGTTTACTCAAGGGTTAGCATGAGCTGTGTTCATATAAGATCTTTGTGAAAGCCAGACAGTTGTTgaggtgttgtttttgttatacTACATGATCTTCTTTGTGTGTCCAGGGGTGCCCTCCTCAGTCTGGCTCCTGGCGGCCTGGGCAGTGCACTGAGCCCTGCTCTCATGAGCAACAGCACTCTGGCTACCATTCAAGGTGAGCACCTGTTACATGACAAGTCATTGAATTATGTCTGTGCACACAGTTTCTAATCAGAATTGCAAGTAGTTATGTGATTATGAGGTTTCAAGACCTGCAGATAAGGACTGATTTTTGTAATGTACAACCCCAGATCCAAAAATATTGGGGagctttgtaaaatgtaaattaaaacgGAATACAATGATTTACAAATCTCATCaacccactttaaaaaaaaaaaaaaaaaaaaaaaaaaaaattaatgacagCCACTGTACAGCCAAGATTTCACAGCACTGATCGACATATTCCTTTTCCTCTGATTTCCACTCCCTCAACGCTGTGAGGAGTACTGACGGCTGGTTCAGTCACACTCCCAGGACTACTACTTTTCATTTTCTGACTATTGTTCATCTTTTAACAATAGTCAGTAAACATCTGGGAATTGAGAACAGTTGCTAGCTGCTTAGAAGTCCCTGGGTCATCGTggtcatatttttgtttttgttgtgatttcaAGATGTTTGCGATTGGGGTTTGTGGATGATTGCGGTGCCAGCTTAATTTAAATAACTTTATTGTGTTAagtcatttgtttatttaaatatcaGTTTGAGGTCATTGAGGGTGTGACAGGAAGTTATGACAAAGCAATGttcacaaactgtcagaaggttatctcttttgtttctttttaaattgcaatagtttaaaatttatattattttgttttctttaacagaTATTTTTGGCCTGGGGGAACGTCTTAACGCCAAACGACCAAATTAGACTAAATTTAGCAGAAGGAATGACTCAATGAATACAATAGCTAAATAAGTTGGAGTATATAAATGATTGAAAGGATGATTAGAAAAAATAAGGGCAATAAGACTGCCCATTATTTCTATAATTAGTGTAATGAAAGCAAACACTTAATGAGGACATGACTCATTTGCATAATAAGAACAGATTCATTTAAGCCACACCCACAAGGTTTTATCCTGCTTAGAGAAAATTACTTCTGCGAATTAAACAATTTATCGTGCGGTCTCAAAAAAATGATGATGGAAATGCTCTCCTCATTTGGTGAACCTGTGCACCTTTCTTACCTTTACACCGTTTCTTTCACATCTCCATAGCACTGGCATCGAGCGGCACAATCCCCATCACCTCTCTGGACGGCAGTAACCTGCTGTTCGCCAACACTTCTGCTGGTAACACCCCCAACCTGGTGACCACGCCGCTCTTCCTGAACCCCCAGAACCTGTCGCTGCTCACCAGCAACCCCGTCAGCCTGGTGTCGCCCGGCATGGGAGGGCTTCAGGTCACTGCCGACGGTCATCATCAAGTCAGCACGGCTGCTGTGCCTGTGCAAGCCTCGACCATTACCACTGCCCCCAAGGCTCAGTGAAGCCAGTCAGGCTGCATCTCGAATTAACGCCCAATTAATTACGTCAAGCACTACTCCTTTCACAACGTGTAGGACGAGGGTGGTACTCTGATATAGGCTCTGCACTTCACTAACCACCCCGCATCCTCTCCATTGTATCTACCATAAATTAATCCTTTTGCTGCCGCCAAAAAGAAAAGGACTTAACATAAGGGTGGGTTTAACTGttggtttcttttatttttttttttctttatgattcttggatgttttttaattttccacACAAACAGTAACCAGATGGACACTGTTGTCGGCCTGCCGCTTCTCCTGAACCTTGACAAGTGTCCAGGGAGAAAATATCGTCGGCGTCATCGagctgtatatacatatacatatatacatatatatatatatcctcctCTTTGCAGGTCAGAATTTTCTCTGAAATTCTTCtaaccaaaaacaaactttcTCTTCTAACATTCAAACTTAATTGATTTACTACTAATTTCACAATGTTCATACGGTAATCACTAATGGGGGTTTGTGTGTCGCTCTTTTTAATTATctctcgtttttgttttttggggggggtttttttgttcgtttggttttttgtttcttgacAGGCCTTGTTGTAAATCATATCAAATTATATTTTAgagactttttttccctttttatctTTT
This genomic window from Astatotilapia calliptera chromosome 16, fAstCal1.2, whole genome shotgun sequence contains:
- the pou2f1b gene encoding POU domain, class 2, transcription factor 1b isoform X8, with product MADGGAASQDESSGADAKVNNQSETTKCAMESGDGNTGIQTNGLDFQRQTVPTTSAITNAHAQALLQQLSPMQQQLFLQQAQVQLLAAAVQHSANQQNSTTGDNISASAATPITQLPLSQPIQIAPSLQQQNLSLPQFVLVQPGHPIATSLQPQFIISQAPQAQQGILQAQSLLTQLPQSQPNLLSTQPSITLATQPATPTRTTATTPIQSLPHSQTPPKRLDTPTLEEPSDLEELEQFAKTFKQRRIKLGFTQGDVGLAMGKLYGNDFSQTTISRFEALNLSFKNMCKLKPLLEKWLNDAENLTSDQSLSSPSALGSQGMGIEGINRRRKKRTSIETNIRVALEKSFLEQNQKPTSEEITMIADQLNMEKEVIRVWFCNRRQKEKRINPPSSGNSGGGNTPIKSIFTPSSPLVASTASLDSSPTITTPTTLTVNPVMPLTNTSIPSLSFTGTTVGATNTASVISTAPVVTTATSSLSLSTSQTSNQSTSTESKAGTQAPTIVTQAPSSIATSLGTGQVMVAAPGLSAALQGAASLPSASFAAMAAAAGLNPALMASSQFTQGGALLSLAPGGLGSALSPALMSNSTLATIQALASSGTIPITSLDGSNLLFANTSAGNTPNLVTTPLFLNPQNLSLLTSNPVSLVSPGMGGLQVTADGHHQVSTAAVPVQASTITTAPKAQ
- the pou2f1b gene encoding POU domain, class 2, transcription factor 1b isoform X5, whose amino-acid sequence is MLENAGGARADAKVNNQSETTKCAMESGDGNTGIQTNGLDFQRQTVPTTSAITNAHAQALLQQSKSEDLGALPTSVQQSVLPQTQLMLAGGQIAGLSPMQQQLFLQQAQVQLLAAAVQHSANQQNSTTGDNISASAATPITQLPLSQPIQIAPSLQQQNLSLPQFVLVQPGHPIATSLQPQFIISQAPQAQQGILQAQSLLTQLPQSQPNLLSTQPSITLATQPATPTRTTATTPIQSLPHSQTPPKRLDTPTLEEPSDLEELEQFAKTFKQRRIKLGFTQGDVGLAMGKLYGNDFSQTTISRFEALNLSFKNMCKLKPLLEKWLNDAVCAENLTSDQSLSSPSALGSQGMGIEGINRRRKKRTSIETNIRVALEKSFLEQNQKPTSEEITMIADQLNMEKEVIRVWFCNRRQKEKRINPPSSGNSGGGNTPIKSIFTPSSPLVASTASLDSSPTITTPTTLTVNPVMPLTNTSIPSLSFTGTTVGATNTASVISTAPVVTTATSSLSLSTSQTSNQSTSTESKAGTQAPTIVTQAPSSIATSLGTGQVMVAAPGLSAALQGAASLPSASFAAMAAAAGLNPALMASSQFTQGGALLSLAPGGLGSALSPALMSNSTLATIQALASSGTIPITSLDGSNLLFANTSAGNTPNLVTTPLFLNPQNLSLLTSNPVSLVSPGMGGLQVTADGHHQVSTAAVPVQASTITTAPKAQ
- the pou2f1b gene encoding POU domain, class 2, transcription factor 1b isoform X2, with protein sequence MADGGAASQDESSGADAKVNNQSETTKCAMESGDGNTGIQTNGLDFQRQTVPTTSAITNAHAQALLQQSKSEDLGALPTSVQQSVLPQTQLMLAGGQIAGLSPMQQQLFLQQAQVQLLAAAVQHSANQQNSTTGDNISASAATPITQLPLSQPIQIAPSLQQQNLSLPQFVLVQPGHPIATSLQPQFIISQAPQAQQGILQAQSLLTQLPQSQPNLLSTQPSITLATQPATPTRTTATTPIQSLPHSQTPPKRLDTPTLEEPSDLEELEQFAKTFKQRRIKLGFTQGDVGLAMGKLYGNDFSQTTISRFEALNLSFKNMCKLKPLLEKWLNDAVCAENLTSDQSLSSPSALGSQGMGIEGINRRRKKRTSIETNIRVALEKSFLENQKPTSEEITMIADQLNMEKEVIRVWFCNRRQKEKRINPPSSGNSGGGNTPIKSIFTPSSPLVASTASLDSSPTITTPTTLTVNPVMPLTNTSIPSLSFTGTTVGATNTASVISTAPVVTTATSSLSLSTSQTSNQSTSTESKAGTQAPTIVTQAPSSIATSLGTGQVMVAAPGLSAALQGAASLPSASFAAMAAAAGLNPALMASSQFTQGGALLSLAPGGLGSALSPALMSNSTLATIQALASSGTIPITSLDGSNLLFANTSAGNTPNLVTTPLFLNPQNLSLLTSNPVSLVSPGMGGLQVTADGHHQVSTAAVPVQASTITTAPKAQ
- the pou2f1b gene encoding POU domain, class 2, transcription factor 1b isoform X3 — protein: MADGGAASQDESSGADAKVNNQSETTKCAMESGDGNTGIQTNGLDFQRQTVPTTSAITNAHAQALLQQSKSEDLGALPTSVQQSVLPQTQLMLAGGQIAGLSPMQQQLFLQQAQVQLLAAAVQHSANQQNSTTGDNISASAATPITQLPLSQPIQIAPSLQQQNLSLPQFVLVQPGHPIATSLQPQFIISQAPQAQQGILQAQSLLTQLPQSQPNLLSTQPSITLATQPATPTRTTATTPIQSLPHSQTPPKRLDTPTLEEPSDLEELEQFAKTFKQRRIKLGFTQGDVGLAMGKLYGNDFSQTTISRFEALNLSFKNMCKLKPLLEKWLNDAENLTSDQSLSSPSALGSQGMGIEGINRRRKKRTSIETNIRVALEKSFLEQNQKPTSEEITMIADQLNMEKEVIRVWFCNRRQKEKRINPPSSGNSGGGNTPIKSIFTPSSPLVASTASLDSSPTITTPTTLTVNPVMPLTNTSIPSLSFTGTTVGATNTASVISTAPVVTTATSSLSLSTSQTSNQSTSTESKAGTQAPTIVTQAPSSIATSLGTGQVMVAAPGLSAALQGAASLPSASFAAMAAAAGLNPALMASSQFTQGGALLSLAPGGLGSALSPALMSNSTLATIQALASSGTIPITSLDGSNLLFANTSAGNTPNLVTTPLFLNPQNLSLLTSNPVSLVSPGMGGLQVTADGHHQVSTAAVPVQASTITTAPKAQ
- the pou2f1b gene encoding POU domain, class 2, transcription factor 1b isoform X6; this translates as MADGGAASQDESSGAGIQTNGLDFQRQTVPTTSAITNAHAQALLQQSKSEDLGALPTSVQQSVLPQTQLMLAGGQIAGLSPMQQQLFLQQAQVQLLAAAVQHSANQQNSTTGDNISASAATPITQLPLSQPIQIAPSLQQQNLSLPQFVLVQPGHPIATSLQPQFIISQAPQAQQGILQAQSLLTQLPQSQPNLLSTQPSITLATQPATPTRTTATTPIQSLPHSQTPPKRLDTPTLEEPSDLEELEQFAKTFKQRRIKLGFTQGDVGLAMGKLYGNDFSQTTISRFEALNLSFKNMCKLKPLLEKWLNDAVCAENLTSDQSLSSPSALGSQGMGIEGINRRRKKRTSIETNIRVALEKSFLEQNQKPTSEEITMIADQLNMEKEVIRVWFCNRRQKEKRINPPSSGNSGGGNTPIKSIFTPSSPLVASTASLDSSPTITTPTTLTVNPVMPLTNTSIPSLSFTGTTVGATNTASVISTAPVVTTATSSLSLSTSQTSNQSTSTESKAGTQAPTIVTQAPSSIATSLGTGQVMVAAPGLSAALQGAASLPSASFAAMAAAAGLNPALMASSQFTQGGALLSLAPGGLGSALSPALMSNSTLATIQALASSGTIPITSLDGSNLLFANTSAGNTPNLVTTPLFLNPQNLSLLTSNPVSLVSPGMGGLQVTADGHHQVSTAAVPVQASTITTAPKAQ
- the pou2f1b gene encoding POU domain, class 2, transcription factor 1b isoform X1 — its product is MADGGAASQDESSGADAKVNNQSETTKCAMESGDGNTGIQTNGLDFQRQTVPTTSAITNAHAQALLQQSKSEDLGALPTSVQQSVLPQTQLMLAGGQIAGLSPMQQQLFLQQAQVQLLAAAVQHSANQQNSTTGDNISASAATPITQLPLSQPIQIAPSLQQQNLSLPQFVLVQPGHPIATSLQPQFIISQAPQAQQGILQAQSLLTQLPQSQPNLLSTQPSITLATQPATPTRTTATTPIQSLPHSQTPPKRLDTPTLEEPSDLEELEQFAKTFKQRRIKLGFTQGDVGLAMGKLYGNDFSQTTISRFEALNLSFKNMCKLKPLLEKWLNDAVCAENLTSDQSLSSPSALGSQGMGIEGINRRRKKRTSIETNIRVALEKSFLEQNQKPTSEEITMIADQLNMEKEVIRVWFCNRRQKEKRINPPSSGNSGGGNTPIKSIFTPSSPLVASTASLDSSPTITTPTTLTVNPVMPLTNTSIPSLSFTGTTVGATNTASVISTAPVVTTATSSLSLSTSQTSNQSTSTESKAGTQAPTIVTQAPSSIATSLGTGQVMVAAPGLSAALQGAASLPSASFAAMAAAAGLNPALMASSQFTQGGALLSLAPGGLGSALSPALMSNSTLATIQALASSGTIPITSLDGSNLLFANTSAGNTPNLVTTPLFLNPQNLSLLTSNPVSLVSPGMGGLQVTADGHHQVSTAAVPVQASTITTAPKAQ
- the pou2f1b gene encoding POU domain, class 2, transcription factor 1b isoform X4 gives rise to the protein MADGGAASQDESSGADAKVNNQSETTKCAMESGDGNTGIQTNGLDFQRQTVPTTSAITNAHAQALLQQSKSEDLGALPTSVQQSVLPQTQLMLAGGQIAGLSPMQQQLFLQQAQVQLLAAAVQHSANQQNSTTGDNISASAATPITQLPLSQPIQIAPSLQQQNLSLPQFVLVQPGHPIATSLQPQFIISQAPQAQQGILQAQSLLTQLPQSQPNLLSTQPSITLATQPATPTRTTATTPIQSLPHSQTPPKRLDTPTLEEPSDLEELEQFAKTFKQRRIKLGFTQGDVGLAMGKLYGNDFSQTTISRFEALNLSFKNMCKLKPLLEKWLNDAENLTSDQSLSSPSALGSQGMGIEGINRRRKKRTSIETNIRVALEKSFLENQKPTSEEITMIADQLNMEKEVIRVWFCNRRQKEKRINPPSSGNSGGGNTPIKSIFTPSSPLVASTASLDSSPTITTPTTLTVNPVMPLTNTSIPSLSFTGTTVGATNTASVISTAPVVTTATSSLSLSTSQTSNQSTSTESKAGTQAPTIVTQAPSSIATSLGTGQVMVAAPGLSAALQGAASLPSASFAAMAAAAGLNPALMASSQFTQGGALLSLAPGGLGSALSPALMSNSTLATIQALASSGTIPITSLDGSNLLFANTSAGNTPNLVTTPLFLNPQNLSLLTSNPVSLVSPGMGGLQVTADGHHQVSTAAVPVQASTITTAPKAQ
- the pou2f1b gene encoding POU domain, class 2, transcription factor 1b isoform X7, whose protein sequence is MADGGAASQDESSGADAKVNNQSETTKCAMESGDGNTGIQTNGLDFQRQTVPTTSAITNAHAQALLQQLSPMQQQLFLQQAQVQLLAAAVQHSANQQNSTTGDNISASAATPITQLPLSQPIQIAPSLQQQNLSLPQFVLVQPGHPIATSLQPQFIISQAPQAQQGILQAQSLLTQLPQSQPNLLSTQPSITLATQPATPTRTTATTPIQSLPHSQTPPKRLDTPTLEEPSDLEELEQFAKTFKQRRIKLGFTQGDVGLAMGKLYGNDFSQTTISRFEALNLSFKNMCKLKPLLEKWLNDAVCAENLTSDQSLSSPSALGSQGMGIEGINRRRKKRTSIETNIRVALEKSFLEQNQKPTSEEITMIADQLNMEKEVIRVWFCNRRQKEKRINPPSSGNSGGGNTPIKSIFTPSSPLVASTASLDSSPTITTPTTLTVNPVMPLTNTSIPSLSFTGTTVGATNTASVISTAPVVTTATSSLSLSTSQTSNQSTSTESKAGTQAPTIVTQAPSSIATSLGTGQVMVAAPGLSAALQGAASLPSASFAAMAAAAGLNPALMASSQFTQGGALLSLAPGGLGSALSPALMSNSTLATIQALASSGTIPITSLDGSNLLFANTSAGNTPNLVTTPLFLNPQNLSLLTSNPVSLVSPGMGGLQVTADGHHQVSTAAVPVQASTITTAPKAQ